CGATTTGTTGAGAAGGTTTTAGGTTTAATTGAAGTAAATTTTTCCATTCTTGTAATCCATCCAGAGACAGCAGATTTCCATTTCGCCATTTTTGTTTTTCCTACTAGCCAGTTTTTAGATTCATAAAAATCGATGAACTTTTGAGACTCAATTTTCGCCCTAGATTCGCCAACTTTTTTTTCAATCATAAATTCATAAACTTCAATTTGTGATGGTGGCGTGAAACGCCCTCCCTTTTCTTTAATTCTTATATTCTTTATATTATTATCTTCTTTAGTTGTTGCCCCTTGCCTGCCCTCTGCCTGCCTTTTGCCTGCCGTTTCGCTGCCCGTTTGCTTGCCCTCTTGATCTTCTGATTGTTGAAGTTTATCCCATTTTACTAGGTTTACCACTTGAAATCTGCTTGCCGTATTCCTTGCCACTTCTCCACTCTCTTCAAGTTTTTGCATTGCAGTTCTACATTGCTTAATACTTAGCCCACAACCTTTAGAAAGAGTGCTCCAACTAAGAACCATTGAACCTTTTTTAACCATCAAACCTTTCCATTTTTTGTCTTCATAATTGACTGAAATGAGCAAGTGAATTAATAATATTCGAGCATTTATATCGTCATACCATTCCCATTCAGAAAGACTCCTGTGAAGTTTTATCCATCCTGTGCTCATACTATTTCTACAGTTTTTCAGGTAGCGGAAAGCCTTTAATTTTCGCCACTCGTTGATTAAATAATGCCCATACATCACGCTCTTTGAATTTGAAGTGAACAGTACCTTTCTTATAACATTTGAACTCAAAGAAATCCCAGTCACACCATTTCCCCCATTCAGGGCGTTTAAAAAGGCTGTATTTCTTGCTTGGGTAATATGTATCAGCAAACTCTTTAGCTGATTCTTCTGTGAATGCTGTAGGGCTCCCGTATTTGTTTCCTGATCTATTTAAAACCTTGTTGTAGATTATATCTGTAATGGTCACTCCATTCACTGATAAATAGCAGTTCTCGGTTCTTATGCGGTTGTAATAGCTCAGCATTGAATCCCAACTTTTACCGGTTAAGTAGCAAAGGACCTTGTTGATATCGTCCATTTTATTCTCTGAAGACCAGCCTGTCTCTATTCCTCCACCGTAAGAAACTTTTACCATATCTGGAAAGATGAATTTCTCACCTACCAGATAATGCTTATTAGTTTTGAATCCCGGTAAATTATATCTGTTATCGTGGTGATAACCTGTGATCTTATCAAAAGCCTCAATAACTGCCTTATCCATCGTTTGGCCACGCGTTTGAACAATCATATCCATCATTTGATAAATGTTCTTCTGCGTAAAGGGTATGTGCGTCTGCTGCTCTACAAATTTGTTGATGTCTTCCATAACTTTAGAAGTCACGAACTTTTTAATTTTGAGTTTACCTATAATCCACTCCCAGCTTTTCTTCTGAAGCTCTTTTGAAAACTCTTCTTTGTCAAGCGTTGATTTGCGATGCGTTAATGAGATGCCTATCTGTCCGCCCATTCCTACCGGCTTGATGTATGCGTCTAATCTATTGGCGCGCTCTACAAACTCGTCAAACTCTTTTAAGCTTCCGATATATCGCATTACTATATCTCTTACTTCATCGTAAGGTAAAAGCCCGTCCTGCCCTCCAAATTCTTCATCTGCATCCAAATAGAATCCTTCAAATTTTGTTTGATCTGAAATGACCGGCTTTATTAATTTGATTAGTCCTATGTCGATTCCAG
The sequence above is a segment of the Leeuwenhoekiella sp. MAR_2009_132 genome. Coding sequences within it:
- a CDS encoding class I SAM-dependent methyltransferase, whose amino-acid sequence is MKTIFNSEFFPTPEAVIEDMLFGVDIQDKVFLEPSAGSGHIVEVLNERGAKQVLAFEELEDLRAILSSKCKVIGEDFLQCKPEQISHVHYIIMNPPFSNADRHILKAYEVAPEGCQIIALCNWETINNSFSRNRRQLEVLIKENGSSTNLGPVFSEAERTTGIDIGLIKLIKPVISDQTKFEGFYLDADEEFGGQDGLLPYDEVRDIVMRYIGSLKEFDEFVERANRLDAYIKPVGMGGQIGISLTHRKSTLDKEEFSKELQKKSWEWIIGKLKIKKFVTSKVMEDINKFVEQQTHIPFTQKNIYQMMDMIVQTRGQTMDKAVIEAFDKITGYHHDNRYNLPGFKTNKHYLVGEKFIFPDMVKVSYGGGIETGWSSENKMDDINKVLCYLTGKSWDSMLSYYNRIRTENCYLSVNGVTITDIIYNKVLNRSGNKYGSPTAFTEESAKEFADTYYPSKKYSLFKRPEWGKWCDWDFFEFKCYKKGTVHFKFKERDVWALFNQRVAKIKGFPLPEKL